From the Pirellulales bacterium genome, the window CGGTATGGTGCCTCGACGCAGTGACGGGATCGGTTATCTGGAAGCATTCCTATCCGTGCAAACAGGTCGCCAACCTGCACGAGGGCGGCCCTTCCTCAACGCCGGCGATCGACGGCAACCGCGTCTACACGCTCAGCAAGGAAGGGCATCTATTTTGCTTCGACGCGACCAACGGAGACGTGATTTGGACGGTCGAGTTGCAGAAGCTGCTCGATGTCGAAATGCCTCCCTGGGGATTCTCCGGGTCGCCGCGCGTGTTCGAGGACAAAGTGATCCTCGATGCCGGCCCGACCGTGGCGTTCGACAAGAACACCGGCAAGGTCGCGTGGAAGAGCAAGGATCATGTCGTCGGCTACGGCTCGCCGACGCTGTTCTCGGTCGCGGGAGAGCCGCTCGTGGCCGTGCTCAACAATCAGTTCCTGATGGTCCTGCGGGCGAAGGACGGCACGCTCGTGGATCAGGCCCCGTGGACCAGCTCCTTTGCCACGAGCGCGACCACTCCCGTCGTCGAGCCAGCCAACCACGGCGCGACGATCTTCATTTCCACTGGATACGACACCGGCTGCGCGCTCTACGACTTGACCGACGGCCAGCTCACCCAGCGATATAAGAACAAGCACATGCGCAACCACATGGCCACCTGCGTGGCGTGGAAGGACGTGCTGTTCGGCTTCGACGGCAATGCCGACTCGCCCCCGGCGCCGCACGTCTGGCTCGTCGCCCTCAAGCGCGACACGGGCGAAGTGCTTTGGAAAGAGCGCGGGCTCGGCGCTGGAACGTTGATGCGCTCTGGCGACAGATTGATCCTGTTGAGCGACGACGGCCGACTGGTGATCGCCGAGGCCTCGGAGAAGGAATACAAACCGCTCGCAACGGCCGAGGTGCTCAAAGGAAAATGCTGGACCATGCCGGTCTTGGCCGACGGGCGCATTTACTGTCGCGACGCCGCGGGGGACGTCGTCTGCGTCGATGTGAGGATGCCGTAAATTGGATGCGGCTAAACGCAAGGGCGGGCCTCCGGAGAAGCCCGCCCTTTGCACTCAA encodes:
- a CDS encoding PQQ-binding-like beta-propeller repeat protein, coding for MNGRDDWPAWRGPNGDAVSTETDWTNDWPAGGPKQLWTASVGVGFSAVSVAGGRAYAMGHDSTEPEKEKEKLGDDTVWCLDAVTGSVIWKHSYPCKQVANLHEGGPSSTPAIDGNRVYTLSKEGHLFCFDATNGDVIWTVELQKLLDVEMPPWGFSGSPRVFEDKVILDAGPTVAFDKNTGKVAWKSKDHVVGYGSPTLFSVAGEPLVAVLNNQFLMVLRAKDGTLVDQAPWTSSFATSATTPVVEPANHGATIFISTGYDTGCALYDLTDGQLTQRYKNKHMRNHMATCVAWKDVLFGFDGNADSPPAPHVWLVALKRDTGEVLWKERGLGAGTLMRSGDRLILLSDDGRLVIAEASEKEYKPLATAEVLKGKCWTMPVLADGRIYCRDAAGDVVCVDVRMP